In Phragmites australis chromosome 24, lpPhrAust1.1, whole genome shotgun sequence, the following are encoded in one genomic region:
- the LOC133907699 gene encoding DNA ligase 1-like has protein sequence MFLLRATTTTSSLLLRCHPLPSPKTLALAPPPPLLPYRIRPRLSSSSSAASPASPRRRATATAAAKSGEKKPPTARAKRAGVVPAPAAVAAAMSSSGGNGGKRTVADVLMGNARAAASKAKKAAPSPKKPRTQPAAQADGAEAEPEAAAPAPAVKPPPSPVRSKRASSPAKSSKSPFDGAAGEKKRSTSPTRSKGLAAAAQLEEVKEKSPSPKRSKTLAAKSDAKPSNEGVISESDGKKKRSPSPTKAKGQTSQPEEKKRPSSPKRVKTLDAPKSEEKNDGKKKRSPSPTKAKGQTSQPEEKKRPSSPKRVKTLDAPKSEEKNTTLELKKKGTEFDPVAAAYWRPGEPVPFLFLARALDLISNESGRIIITEILSNVFRTVIATTPDDLLATVYLSANRIAPPHEGIELGIGDASIIRALAEAYGRKEEHVKKNLKELGDLGLVAKASRSSQKMMYKPKPLTIARVISIFRTIAKESGKDSQDKKRNHIKGLLVAATDCEPQYITRLLQSKMRIGLAEKTVQMALGQAAVYSDKKSSPPKVQSPFEEAATIIKQVYSVLPIYDKIVPVLLEVGVWKLPETCKFSIGVPVGPMLAKATKSVSEIIDKFQGLEYTCEYKYDGERAQIHCMEDGSVEIYSRNAERNTGKYPDVVDAVSRFRKPTVKSFVLDCEIVAYDREKQKILPFQILSTRARKGVTINDIKVSVCTFGFDILYINGKPLLQEQLKVRREHLYNSFEEVPGVFQFATAITSNDLEEIQKFLDTAVNSSCEGLIIKTLDKDATYEPAKRSNNWLKLKKDYMDSIGDSLDLVPIAAFFGRGKRTGVYGSFLLACYDEQNEEYQTICNIGTGFSEQQLEERSASLRSKVIEKPKAYYRFADTMDPDVWFEPSEVWEVKAADLSISPVHRAANGIVDPNKGISLRFPRLLRVRDDKSPEEATSSEQVADMYRAQKINHGYNQEDEDDD, from the exons ATGTTCCTCCTCcgagccaccaccaccacctcctcgctCCTCCTCCGATGCCACCCGCTCCCCTCGCCTAAAACCCTAGCCCTCGCCCcgcctccccctctcctcccctACCGCATCCGCCCccgcctctcctcctcctcctccgcggctTCCCCCGCCTCGCCCCGCCGCCGAGCGACAGCGACCGCCGCGGCGAAATCCGGCGAGAAGAAGCCGCCGACCGCGAGAGCGAAGCGGGCTGGCGTGGTGCCTGCACCAgctgcggtggcggcggcaatgTCGTCCTCCGGTGGCAATGGAGGGAAGCGCACCGTGGCGGACGTGCTGATGGGGAACGCGCGGGCCGCCGCCAGTAAGGCGAAGAAGGCGGCGCCGTCCCCGAAGAAGCCCCGGACGCAACCCGCCGCGCAGGCCGACGGCGCGGAGGCCGAACCGGAGGCCGCGGCGCCTGCGCCGGCGGTGAAGCCGCCGCCTTCGCCGGTGAGGTCCAAGCGGGCGTCGTCCCCGGCGAAGTCCTCCAAGTCGCCGTTTGACGGGGCGGCTGGCGAGAAGAAGAGGTCCACGTCGCCGACGAGGTCCAAGGGTCTAGCCGCGGCCGCGCAATTGGAGGAGGTGAAGGAGAAGTCTCCGTCGCCGAAGAGGTCAAAAACCCTAGCAGCCAAATCCGACGCCAAGCCTTCCAATGAAGGCGTTATCTCGGAGTCTgatgggaagaagaagaggtcgcCGTCGCCCACCAAGGCTAAAGGCCAAACTTCCCAACCCGAGGAGAAGAAGCGGCCCTCGTCACCGAAGAGGGTCAAAACCTTGGATGCCCCGAAGTCTGAGGAGAAGAATgatgggaagaagaagaggtcgcCGTCACCCACCAAGGCTAAAGGCCAAACTTCCCAACCCGAGGAGAAGAAGCGGCCCTCGTCACCGAAGAGGGTCAAAACCTTGGATGCCCCGAAGTCTGAGGAGAAGAATACTACCCTAGAGCTGAAGAAGAAAGGCACTGAGTTTGATCCGGTGGCTGCTGCCTATTGGAGGCCTGGTGAGCCCGTGCCGTTCCTCTTCCTGGCCCGGGCACTTGATCTCATCTCCAACGAGAGTGGCCGGATTATCATTACAGAGATCCTATCCAACGTGTTCCGGACGGTGATTGCCACAACACCGGATGATCTCCTTGCGACGGTATACCTCTCAGCCAACCGGATTGCGCCGCCTCATGAGGGGATTGAGCTTGGAATCGGAGATGCATCAATCATCCGTGCACTTGCAGAGGCATATGGACGCAAAGAGGAGCATGTTAAGAAGAACCTCAAG GAACTGGGTGATTTGGGGCTTGTGGCGAAAGCAAGCAGGTCGTCACAGAAGATGATGTACAAGCCAAAACCACTGACAATAGCTCGTGTGATTAGCATTTTTCGGACAATTGCAAag GAATCAGGCAAAGACAGtcaagataaaaaaagaaatcataTCAAGGGACTTCTTGTTGCTGCGACTGACTGTGAACCTCAATACATTACACGTCTTCTTCAG TCGAAGATGAGGATCGGGTTGGCAGAGAAAACTGTGCAAATGGCTCTTGGGCAAGCTGCTGTATATTCTGACAAAAAATCTTCACCACCAAAAGTTCAATCACCCTTTGAAGAG GCTGCAACAATAATTAAACAAGTATATTCAGTTCTTCCAATCTATGATAAAATTGTCCCAGTGCTACTTGAAGTTGGAGTTTGGAAGCTTCCAGAGACATGCAAATTTTCCATAGGTGTTCCCGTTGGTCCTATGTTAGCAAAAGCAACAAAATCTGTCTCGGAGATCATTGACAAATTTCAGGGTCTTGAGTACACTTGTGAGTACAAGTATGATGGTGAACGGGCTCAG ATACATTGCATGGAGGATGGATCAGTAGAGATTTATAGTCGGAATGCTGAAAGAAACACTGGAAAGTATCCAGATGTTGTTGATGCGGTTTCTAG ATTCCGGAAGCCTACAGTCAAATCGTTTGTCTTGGACTGTGAAATTGTTGCCTATGACCGTGAAAAGCAGAAAATTTTACCTTTTCAG ATACTTAGCACAAGGGCCCGCAAGGGTGTTACCATAAATGACATCAAAGTGTCAGTCTGTACTTTTGGCTTTGATATTCTTTACATAAATGGGAAACCTCTTCTCCAGGAACAACTCAAAGTTCGTCGAGAG CATCTTTACAACTCTTTTGAGGAAGTACCAGGCGTTTTTCAATTTGCAACTGCAATTACATCAAATGACCTGGAGGAGATACAGAAATTTCTTGACACAGCTGTCAACTCCAG TTGTGAAGGGTTGATTATCAAGACATTGGATAAAGATGCTACATATGAGCCAGCAAAGCGATCAAACAATTGGTTGAAACTGAAAAAGGACTACATGGACAG CATTGGAGACTCTTTGGACTTGGTACCGATTGCTGCCTTTTTTGGGAGAGGAAAACGAACAG GTGTCTATGGATCATTCCTCCTGGCATGCTATGATGAGCAGAACGAAGAATATCAAACGATATGCAACATAG GTACTGGATTTTCTGAACAACAGCTTGAAGAACGTTCTGCGAGCCTTCGAAGTAAAGTGATAGAAAAACCAAAG GCATACTATAGGTTTGCTGACACAATGGACCCAGATGTGTGGTTTGAGCCATCAGAG GTGTGGGAGGTAAAAGCTGCGGATTTGAGCATAAGTCCTGTACATCGTgctgctaatggtatagtcgaTCCAAATAAG GGTATCTCCCTAAGATTCCCTCGTTTGTTGCGAGTACGTGATGATAAAAGCCCAGAAGAAGCGACCTCATCTGAACAA GTCGCTGACATGTACCGGGCTCAAAAGATAAACCACGGATATAatcaggaggatgaggatgatgactgA
- the LOC133908038 gene encoding uncharacterized protein LOC133908038, translating into MGGKKESNGSRGSVVRQMEGLSNGSFDIPTIEVFLALIRTLDVSGDELRTLGADSHDLIDTLTDVLVAFEPGPIGVARASAVQLFESVTKEASASVLGRLRLELFRAVMAVVRDRVSLGATRVALCVLLHACPVIQNCMLIVEANVEHKAIELKLVAPSSPGFGARGKRVIELTMALCACADGRVAVATHPACFAVVAQQMRNCHVPIP; encoded by the exons ATGGGAGGCAAGAAGGAGAGCAATGGGAGCAGAGGGTCGGTGGTGAGGCAAATGGAGGGGCTCTCTAAC GGGAGTTTCGACATACCAACTATCGAGGTGTTCCTGGCTCTCATTCGCACGCTCGACGTCTCCGGGGACGAGCTTCGGACACTCGGAGCCGACAGCCATGATCTCATCGACACACTAACTGATGTGCTTGTAGCATTTGAACCCGGTCCCATCGGCGTGGCGCGAGCGAGCGCGGTGCAGCTGTTTGAGTCCGTGACCAAGGAGGCCAGTGCTTCAGTCCTGGGGAGATTGAGGCTGGAGCTCTTTCGCGCTGTCATGGCCGTGGTGCGCGACCGGGTGTCCCTGGGCGCGACACGTGTGGCACTGTGTGTGCTCTTACACGCGTGCCCTGTTATTCAGAACTGCATGCTGATCGTGGAGGCTAACGTGGAGCACAAAGCCATCGAGCTGAAGCTCGTCGCACCATCGTCACCGGGCTTTGGAGCGAGAGGCAAGCGCGTGATAGAGCTAACGATGGCACTGTGCGCATGCGCGGACGGACGCGTGGCCGTGGCGACACACCCTGCGTGCTTCGCCGTGGTGGCCCAGCAGATGAGAaactgtcacgtcccaattcCGTAA